Proteins encoded in a region of the Rhodococcus sp. SBT000017 genome:
- a CDS encoding MmcQ/YjbR family DNA-binding protein has translation MNWRTTIRRMCLALPETYEERAWVGTRWRVRGRTFAHVLDILDGTPPAFAQAAGTDGPAHILIFRSSGIELDALSTRHGFFAPGWGPQIIGLVLDETVDRVELGELITDSYCNRAPQKLIALLDLPE, from the coding sequence ATGAACTGGAGAACCACAATCCGTCGGATGTGCCTGGCGCTGCCCGAGACCTACGAGGAGCGAGCCTGGGTCGGTACGCGCTGGCGGGTACGGGGCCGCACCTTCGCCCACGTGCTCGACATTCTCGACGGAACCCCGCCGGCATTCGCGCAGGCAGCAGGCACCGACGGCCCGGCCCACATTCTCATCTTCCGTTCCAGCGGAATCGAACTCGACGCGCTGTCCACGCGACACGGCTTCTTCGCCCCCGGCTGGGGTCCGCAGATCATCGGCTTGGTGCTGGACGAGACAGTGGACCGCGTCGAGCTGGGCGAGCTGATCACCGACAGCTACTGCAACCGGGCTCCGCAGAAACTCATCGCACTGCTCGACCTACCGGAGTGA
- a CDS encoding pentapeptide repeat-containing protein yields MRAPENLLADCGSCFGLCCVALPFAKSSDFAVDKAAGEPCRNLRQDSRCGIHSTLRERGFPGCTVYDCFGAGQKVSQSTFAGRDWRQQPSNSSEMFAVFPIMRDVHELLWYLADARDRDSAATLHDPLSGEYAELEALTESVPEVLLSVDVSGLRSRINELLLEASDLVRAEVRGKKKNYRGRDMIGAQLAGADLRGASLRGTYFIGATLRGADLRLADLIGADLRGADLRGADLRGSIYTTQFQINAAQGDLATRIPESLTRPSHWA; encoded by the coding sequence ATGCGTGCGCCCGAGAACTTGCTGGCCGATTGCGGCAGTTGTTTCGGACTCTGTTGCGTCGCTCTGCCCTTCGCGAAGTCCTCGGACTTCGCCGTCGACAAGGCCGCCGGTGAGCCGTGCCGCAATCTTCGGCAGGACTCGCGGTGCGGCATTCATTCGACGCTGCGGGAGAGGGGCTTTCCCGGGTGCACGGTGTACGACTGCTTCGGTGCGGGCCAGAAGGTGTCGCAGTCCACGTTCGCCGGACGGGACTGGCGGCAGCAGCCGTCGAACTCGTCGGAGATGTTCGCGGTGTTCCCGATCATGCGTGATGTGCACGAGTTGCTCTGGTACCTGGCGGACGCGCGTGACCGGGATTCGGCCGCGACACTGCACGATCCACTGTCCGGCGAATACGCAGAACTGGAGGCGCTGACCGAGTCGGTGCCAGAAGTTCTACTGTCGGTCGACGTCTCCGGTCTGCGTTCACGGATCAACGAGTTGCTGCTCGAGGCAAGCGATCTGGTTCGAGCCGAAGTGAGGGGCAAGAAGAAGAACTACCGCGGCCGCGACATGATCGGCGCGCAACTGGCCGGCGCGGATCTGCGCGGCGCGAGCCTGCGCGGCACGTACTTCATCGGTGCCACCCTGCGTGGCGCCGACCTGCGCCTGGCGGACCTGATCGGCGCAGACCTCCGCGGTGCCGACCTGCGAGGTGCGGACCTGCGCGGCAGCATCTACACCACGCAGTTTCAGATCAACGCGGCACAGGGTGATCTCGCGACCCGAATTCCAGAATCGTTGACCCGTCCTAGTCACTGGGCCTGA
- a CDS encoding DNA-binding protein, which translates to MSSAEAEGYPDFPKGTGNPASRAFRAAGYMCLDDLAGVPAAELKKLHGVGPKSLTVIQAALEQTGRSLG; encoded by the coding sequence ATGAGCAGCGCAGAAGCCGAGGGATATCCGGACTTTCCGAAGGGCACCGGCAATCCCGCGTCTCGGGCATTCCGCGCGGCGGGGTACATGTGCCTGGACGATCTCGCGGGGGTGCCCGCGGCGGAGCTGAAGAAACTGCACGGTGTCGGTCCCAAGTCGCTGACGGTCATTCAAGCAGCGTTGGAGCAGACCGGGCGATCGCTGGGCTGA